From Candidatus Neomarinimicrobiota bacterium:
TCTTGTTGATACGGTAGCGTCCCACCTGCCCAAGATCATATTTCTTAGAAGAGAAGAACATCCGTTCAACGAATTTTTGGGCCACATCAATGCTGGGAGCCTCGCCTGCCCGCAGATCACGATAGAACCGGGCCAGGGCTTCCCCCTGATTTGTGGTAGGATCCTTCTTGATGGTATTCAGGACCATCTCCGCGTCTAGTTCCTTGTCCTGGCTCAAAACCGATATCGCCGACACCCCGGACTTTCGTAGTAGGGTATGATCCTCCTTGGTTAATTCCTTCTCCGCTTCCGCCACTACTTCGCCGGTTTCAGTATTCACCACATCAGCGGCCAGAATACGCCCGGCTAGTTTGGCGGCAGTAGTTTTGTTAAGGGATAGTTCTTCAATTAAGCCAAAGGCCCGAAAAATATCCTCATTGGTGGCATATCCAATGGCCCGCAACAGCAGGGTAGCGGGGAACTTCCGCCGCCGGTCAATAATGGCATAGAGGCAGTCATAAATATCGGTGGTGAAATCCACCCAGGAACCCCGGAAGGGAATGATCCGCGCTTGGTAAATACTGGTGCCGTTGGGATGCTTGCTCTCCTCAAAGAAGACCCCCGGGGACCGCTGCAGCTGACTGACAATAATTCGTTCAGCACCATTGATGACGAACGTTCCCCGTTCGGTCATATACGGAATATTGCCGAAAAAGACATCCTGTTCGATACTCTGGGCATAGACCGACTTATCCTCCTCATCGGTGATATGCAGAATCAGACGAACCCGGAGCGGGACAGTATAGCTGACCCCACGATCCAGACACTCCCGAACCGCATATTTGGGTTTCCCCAGATAGTAACTGACATATTCCAGCACATAGTTGCCGTGACTATCCTCGACCGGGAACATGCTATGGAATACTTCCTCCAGACCCTTGACCTCCCGCTTTTCCGGGGAAACCTTTTCCTGGAGGAACTCTTCGAACGAGGAGGTTTGAATCGCCAACAGGTCCGGAAAATCCGCAGCTGAACTAATCCGGGTAAAAGAGTGTCGCTTCGCGACGGACTTTGGATTCACAATCAAGGTAAATCCTCCTTCTATAGACCGTGTCTACGGGGAAAGTGAACTGCTAGCAGGGAAATGGGTATCCGCGTCAACTGGCTACTTCAGCTCGACTTTTGCGCCAGCCTCTTCGAGTTTGGACTTGATGTTCTCGGCCTCTCCCTTGGAGACCCCGTCCTTCACTGTGTTCGGGGCGTTGTCTACCAGCGCTTTAGCCTCTTTCAAGCCCAGGCCAGTGATTTCACGCACTACTTTGATAACATTGATCTTCTTTTCGCCGATTTCAGCGAGCACCACGTTGAACTCACTTTTTGCCTCCTCAGGTGCCACTGCAACATCAGTGGAACCGGTGGTAGCAGCGACGACCGGTGTGGCCGCCATTACGCCAAACTTCTCCTCAATGTCCTTGATCAAGGCCGCAACCTCCAGCATGTTAGCCGATTCCAAATATCCTAAGACATCTTCACGCGTAATCGTAGCCATTAATTGTATATCTCCTTACTTTAAGCACTTTTTCGTTCTTTAAGACTGGACAGGGTCCATACCAGCTGGATAATCACACCATTTAGGGTCGAGACTAAACGCGATATGGGCTGCTGTAAGACCGCCACCAGTTGCCCTATCAGAACCTCTTTAGCTGGCAAATCTGCCAGCTCTTCGGCTGTGGTGGCCGGCAACAGTTGACCATCTAGAATCATACCGGTAATGGTCGGAATATCCCGGTTGTGGGTACTGAATTCACGTAGAATTCTGGCCGGCGCAGCGGGATCGTCATAGCTGAACGCTAGCGCCGTTTGCCCCGGCATAAAATTGGTGATCTCACCAATCCCAGCCTCCTGGGCTGCGAGGCGGGAAAGGGTCTTTTTCACCACAATATATTCGATGTTATGTTGTC
This genomic window contains:
- the rplJ gene encoding 50S ribosomal protein L10 codes for the protein MPTPRKIAIIEGLSARMRSAAAIYFTDFRGLSAPEATELRARLRQHNIEYIVVKKTLSRLAAQEAGIGEITNFMPGQTALAFSYDDPAAPARILREFSTHNRDIPTITGMILDGQLLPATTAEELADLPAKEVLIGQLVAVLQQPISRLVSTLNGVIIQLVWTLSSLKERKSA
- the rplL gene encoding 50S ribosomal protein L7/L12; translation: MATITREDVLGYLESANMLEVAALIKDIEEKFGVMAATPVVAATTGSTDVAVAPEEAKSEFNVVLAEIGEKKINVIKVVREITGLGLKEAKALVDNAPNTVKDGVSKGEAENIKSKLEEAGAKVELK